In a genomic window of Halalkalicoccus sp. CG83:
- a CDS encoding amidohydrolase, with protein MTQAADLILTNCEVHTLAEPDETHEAVAVRDGRIVRVESAYEVDFLNGVDTERIDCGGRVVLPGFVDAHTHLPMLGRYLVHADLSGAEGPAECVERLRGVADGAEDGWILGFGYDESAWEDSRYLTRADLDGVSDDRPVAAFREDMHVASVNGVALSRHREAMPGEDVERENGEPTGVLVEEAVDAIYGAIEPDAEEMRELIEAAQERAVARGVTGVHDMVRNSQAPRVYRELDSRGELSIRVRLNYWSDHLESMEELGLRTDHGSGFVRTGAIKSYTDGSFGGRTAKLSEPYEGEDGGSGQWVVPPEELRELVERADGEGFQVSAHAIGDRAIEAVVEAFERTGHAAEARHRVEHAELLSEELIERIAEAGIVASVQPNFLKWAGEDGLYGDRLGDERRRRTNRYADLLEAGAHLAFGSDCMPLDPLLGIHHAVNAPEASQRLSVTQALRAYTSGAAYAGFDERRLGTVEPGKRADLVVLEESPWERPGSIDGIDVTTTIVDGETVYDATS; from the coding sequence ATGACCCAGGCCGCGGATCTGATCCTCACGAACTGCGAGGTCCACACCCTCGCGGAGCCCGACGAGACCCACGAGGCTGTCGCCGTCCGTGACGGGCGGATCGTCCGGGTCGAGAGCGCCTACGAGGTCGACTTCCTGAACGGCGTCGATACCGAGAGAATCGACTGCGGAGGGCGGGTCGTGCTGCCGGGGTTCGTCGACGCCCACACCCACCTGCCGATGCTCGGCAGGTACCTCGTTCACGCCGATCTCTCCGGCGCGGAGGGTCCCGCCGAGTGCGTCGAACGGCTCCGCGGGGTCGCCGACGGGGCCGAGGACGGGTGGATCCTCGGCTTCGGCTACGACGAGAGCGCCTGGGAGGACTCGCGCTATCTCACCCGCGCCGACCTCGATGGGGTGAGCGACGACCGACCGGTGGCGGCGTTTCGCGAGGACATGCACGTCGCGAGCGTCAACGGCGTCGCCCTCTCGCGTCACCGCGAGGCGATGCCCGGCGAGGACGTCGAACGGGAGAACGGCGAGCCGACGGGCGTGCTCGTCGAGGAGGCCGTCGACGCCATCTACGGGGCGATCGAGCCCGACGCCGAGGAGATGCGCGAACTGATCGAGGCCGCCCAGGAGCGCGCCGTCGCCCGCGGCGTGACGGGGGTCCACGACATGGTGCGAAACTCACAGGCGCCGCGCGTCTACCGCGAACTCGACTCGCGAGGGGAGCTCTCGATCAGGGTGCGGCTGAACTACTGGAGCGACCACCTCGAGTCGATGGAGGAGCTCGGCCTTCGAACCGATCACGGCAGCGGGTTCGTCCGGACGGGCGCGATCAAGAGCTACACCGACGGCAGCTTCGGCGGCAGGACGGCCAAACTCTCCGAACCCTACGAGGGCGAGGACGGCGGGAGCGGCCAGTGGGTCGTCCCGCCCGAGGAGCTCCGCGAACTGGTCGAGCGCGCCGACGGCGAGGGGTTCCAGGTCTCCGCGCACGCCATCGGCGACCGGGCGATCGAGGCGGTCGTGGAGGCGTTCGAGCGGACGGGGCACGCGGCCGAGGCGCGCCACCGGGTCGAGCACGCCGAACTCCTCTCCGAGGAGCTGATCGAGCGGATCGCGGAGGCGGGGATCGTCGCGAGCGTCCAGCCGAACTTCCTCAAGTGGGCCGGCGAGGACGGGCTCTATGGCGACCGGTTGGGAGACGAGCGCCGCCGCCGCACCAACCGCTACGCCGACCTGCTCGAGGCGGGCGCGCACCTCGCCTTCGGCAGCGACTGCATGCCGCTCGATCCCCTCCTCGGGATCCACCACGCGGTCAACGCGCCCGAGGCGAGCCAGCGGCTCTCGGTAACGCAAGCGCTTCGCGCCTACACGTCGGGAGCGGCGTACGCCGGCTTCGACGAACGCAGGCTAGGGACGGTCGAGCCCGGAAAGCGTGCGGATCTCGTGGTGCTGGAGGAGTCGCCGTGGGAGCGCCCGGGGAGCATCGACGGGATCGACGTCACGACGACGATCGTCGACGGCGAGACGGTGTACGACGCCACGAGCTGA
- the gfo6 gene encoding D-xylose 1-dehydrogenase Gfo6 yields the protein MDLDGYFDAFTRRDWQTIEEGRIRVAVIGLGGFARNRALPAIRDGRFCETTVLVSGSPEKAEGVANEFDVERVIGYEEFHAGDASEAYDAVYVATPPAFHEEYAETAARLGKHVLCEKPLATDVSGAERMVEACAEAGVVLMTAYRLRTEPSIRRMREMIADGVIGEPVQVHGGFSSRLLEHAGPDTWRLDPEIAGGGALMDLGVYPLNTARFLLGIDPLAVQATTSSGAVPFDRVEKDVAFQLTFPGGATASCTASFDAHPDSRLQVLGTEGQLLIRAPFGGDVSQELVVERGETHTEYTGAPVDEVREEFDYFAHCILAGGDCETDGEDGLADLRTVEAAYESAETGERIDL from the coding sequence ATGGACCTCGACGGCTACTTCGACGCGTTCACGCGCCGGGACTGGCAGACGATCGAGGAGGGCCGGATCCGGGTCGCCGTGATCGGTCTGGGGGGGTTCGCCCGCAACCGGGCGCTACCGGCGATTCGTGACGGTCGGTTCTGCGAGACGACGGTGCTCGTGAGCGGCTCGCCCGAGAAGGCGGAGGGGGTAGCGAACGAGTTCGACGTCGAACGGGTGATCGGCTACGAGGAGTTCCACGCCGGCGACGCGAGCGAGGCGTACGACGCCGTCTACGTCGCCACCCCGCCTGCGTTCCACGAGGAGTACGCGGAAACCGCCGCCCGGTTGGGGAAGCACGTCCTCTGTGAGAAGCCGCTCGCGACCGACGTTTCGGGGGCCGAACGGATGGTCGAAGCCTGCGCCGAGGCGGGCGTCGTACTGATGACCGCCTACCGGCTCCGGACGGAGCCCTCGATTCGGCGGATGCGCGAGATGATCGCCGACGGCGTGATCGGCGAGCCCGTCCAGGTCCACGGCGGCTTCTCCTCTCGGCTGCTCGAACACGCCGGCCCCGACACCTGGCGGCTCGATCCCGAGATCGCGGGCGGGGGCGCGCTGATGGATCTCGGGGTCTATCCGCTCAACACCGCCCGATTCCTGCTCGGGATCGATCCCCTGGCGGTCCAGGCGACGACGAGTTCGGGAGCCGTGCCGTTCGACCGCGTCGAGAAAGACGTCGCCTTCCAGCTGACCTTCCCCGGCGGCGCGACCGCCTCCTGTACCGCGAGCTTCGACGCTCACCCCGACAGCCGCCTACAGGTACTCGGCACCGAGGGACAGCTGTTGATCCGTGCACCGTTCGGCGGCGACGTCTCCCAGGAGCTCGTCGTCGAGCGCGGGGAGACCCACACCGAGTACACCGGCGCACCCGTCGACGAGGTCCGCGAGGAGTTCGACTACTTCGCTCACTGTATCCTCGCCGGCGGCGACTGCGAGACCGACGGTGAGGACGGACTGGCCGACCTGCGGACGGTCGAGGCGGCCTACGAGTCGGCCGAGACCGGCGAACGGATCGACCTGTAG
- a CDS encoding heavy-metal-associated domain-containing protein, whose protein sequence is MAESNAEFTVQGVESEEDVREIEDELAELKGVMGTDIDADGEAAVKFDHDILSEERVKITVREMGYEVE, encoded by the coding sequence ATGGCCGAGAGCAACGCGGAGTTCACCGTCCAGGGAGTCGAATCCGAGGAAGACGTACGAGAGATCGAGGACGAACTCGCGGAGCTAAAGGGGGTCATGGGCACCGACATCGACGCCGACGGCGAGGCGGCGGTCAAGTTCGACCACGATATCCTCTCGGAGGAGCGGGTCAAGATCACCGTCCGGGAGATGGGCTACGAGGTCGAGTAA
- the gpmI gene encoding 2,3-bisphosphoglycerate-independent phosphoglycerate mutase, which yields MDGALIVLDGWGLRSSDDDGGRDAVAAADTPTFDRLRGAGAFGTLDVTGRRVGLPDGQMGNSEVGHLNIGAGRVVKQAYTRIDDAIADGSFRENAALSGAFDRVDRTGGRVHFMGLVSDGGVHSEQEHLHALIEWAADRGVEAVTHAFTDGRDTAPTAGAGFLRELEEVVDAHGTGHVATVSGRYYAMDRDQNWERTKLAYDAIVEREAEHTALTGPEAVEAAYERDETDEFVVPTLVDGGVPLEDGDAVVFFNFRGDRARQLTRMLGDVRPEWDVETHPPEVELVTMTQYDETFDVEVAFPPVEPVDTLGEVLADRGLTQLRIAESEKYAHVTYFLNGGREVEFDGEIREIVPSPDVPTYDRKPEMSAPEVTGTAISIIEREEPNVLVLNYANPDMVGHTGDFDAAVRAVEAVDTELGRLVEILEEHGAHVLVTADHGNADDMGTEENPHTAHTYNLVPLIYLSPDGSDGGYRVREGGSLCDLAPTLLSLIGIEQPPSMTGEVLLER from the coding sequence ATGGACGGTGCACTCATCGTGCTCGACGGCTGGGGGCTGCGCTCGTCCGACGACGACGGCGGGCGCGACGCCGTCGCCGCCGCCGACACCCCTACGTTCGATCGGCTTCGGGGGGCCGGCGCGTTCGGCACCCTCGATGTGACCGGCCGGCGCGTCGGTCTCCCCGACGGCCAGATGGGAAACAGCGAGGTCGGCCACCTCAACATCGGGGCGGGACGGGTCGTCAAGCAGGCGTACACCCGGATCGACGACGCGATCGCGGACGGCTCGTTTCGGGAGAACGCGGCGCTCTCGGGTGCGTTCGACCGTGTAGATCGAACGGGAGGGCGCGTCCACTTCATGGGGCTGGTCAGCGACGGAGGCGTCCACTCCGAGCAGGAGCACCTCCACGCGTTGATCGAGTGGGCCGCCGACCGCGGCGTCGAGGCGGTCACCCACGCGTTCACCGACGGCCGCGACACCGCCCCGACGGCCGGAGCGGGGTTCCTCCGCGAACTCGAGGAGGTCGTCGACGCACACGGCACGGGCCACGTCGCGACCGTCTCGGGGCGCTACTACGCGATGGACCGCGACCAGAACTGGGAGCGGACCAAGCTGGCCTACGACGCGATCGTCGAACGCGAGGCCGAACACACCGCGCTCACCGGCCCGGAGGCGGTCGAGGCCGCCTACGAGCGCGACGAGACCGACGAGTTCGTCGTCCCGACGCTCGTCGACGGGGGCGTCCCCCTCGAGGACGGCGACGCGGTCGTCTTCTTCAACTTCCGCGGAGATCGCGCCCGCCAACTCACCCGAATGCTGGGCGACGTCCGCCCCGAGTGGGACGTCGAGACCCACCCCCCCGAGGTCGAACTCGTGACGATGACCCAGTACGACGAGACGTTCGACGTCGAGGTGGCGTTCCCGCCGGTCGAGCCGGTCGACACGCTCGGGGAGGTGCTCGCCGATCGCGGACTGACACAGCTTCGGATCGCCGAGTCCGAGAAGTACGCCCACGTCACCTACTTCCTCAACGGCGGCCGCGAGGTGGAGTTCGACGGCGAGATCCGCGAGATCGTCCCCAGCCCGGACGTGCCGACCTACGATCGCAAGCCCGAGATGAGCGCACCCGAGGTGACGGGCACGGCGATCTCGATCATCGAGCGCGAGGAGCCGAACGTGCTCGTGCTCAACTACGCCAACCCCGACATGGTCGGCCACACCGGCGACTTCGACGCCGCCGTCCGCGCCGTCGAGGCCGTCGACACCGAACTGGGACGGCTCGTCGAGATCCTTGAGGAACACGGCGCGCACGTCCTCGTGACCGCCGACCACGGCAACGCCGACGACATGGGTACCGAGGAGAACCCCCACACCGCCCACACGTACAACCTCGTGCCGCTGATCTACCTCTCGCCCGACGGGAGCGACGGCGGCTATCGGGTTCGCGAGGGGGGCTCGCTCTGTGATCTGGCGCCGACGCTGCTCTCGCTGATCGGGATCGAGCAGCCGCCGTCGATGACCGGCGAAGTGCTGCTCGAGCGCTGA
- a CDS encoding DNA double-strand break repair nuclease NurA, protein MTLDPVHFEGIATLARQVGDEVDDGDHQGFAETVWEEFLDPLVVNGRPVLEPVGRRFRGRVSVEDAALCERPYPGSHGLDSGTINPTSYKNGVVMDVAHAAMGRVPTDLDCHRARTVIIGVHVDDDALRFSTDWVMYDEGYSRRRVLHLGDIDRKHYTEGAVHALSLYLAESEHALAHAEGIDDLLVLDGPLYPKELLSWRDRADLAGQLDEQTPRRVVENYARLVEGFLDRGVPIVGFVKNPASRRITNAVSNETRAPWTDDAALFVRLLERHEDGERVRNELTYTNWFVSRGGADRTFAADGDALGLDRRRPPEDYEVTFFPIYDPRDDVLYTVEAPYGLTRDPEVREALRTQMLAEVASQRGPPEAVSKADELARIGAEEKEALRRMVEREWGTDRTRQYDDLRWGEEFF, encoded by the coding sequence ATGACCCTGGATCCGGTCCACTTCGAGGGGATCGCCACGCTCGCCCGCCAGGTTGGAGACGAGGTCGACGACGGCGACCACCAGGGGTTCGCCGAGACCGTCTGGGAGGAGTTCCTCGACCCGCTGGTCGTGAACGGCCGACCCGTGCTCGAACCCGTCGGTCGGCGGTTCCGCGGGCGCGTTTCGGTCGAGGACGCCGCGCTCTGCGAGCGGCCTTACCCCGGGAGCCACGGCCTCGACTCGGGGACGATCAACCCCACGAGCTACAAGAACGGCGTCGTGATGGACGTCGCCCACGCCGCGATGGGTCGGGTGCCGACCGATCTCGACTGTCACCGCGCCCGGACGGTGATCATCGGCGTCCACGTCGACGACGACGCCCTCCGGTTCTCCACCGATTGGGTGATGTACGACGAGGGCTACAGCCGCCGGCGCGTCCTCCACCTCGGCGACATCGATCGGAAGCACTACACCGAGGGGGCCGTCCACGCGCTCTCGCTCTATCTCGCGGAGAGCGAACACGCGCTCGCGCACGCCGAGGGGATCGACGACCTGCTCGTGCTCGACGGTCCCCTCTACCCGAAGGAGCTGCTGAGCTGGCGCGACCGTGCCGACCTCGCCGGACAGCTCGACGAGCAGACCCCGAGACGGGTCGTCGAGAACTACGCCCGTCTCGTCGAGGGCTTTCTGGATCGGGGCGTACCGATCGTCGGCTTCGTGAAGAACCCCGCCTCGAGGCGGATCACGAACGCCGTCTCGAACGAGACGCGCGCGCCCTGGACCGACGACGCAGCGCTGTTCGTCCGGCTGCTCGAGCGCCACGAGGACGGCGAGCGGGTGCGCAACGAGCTGACCTACACCAACTGGTTCGTCTCCAGGGGTGGCGCCGACCGCACGTTCGCCGCCGACGGCGACGCGCTGGGACTCGACCGGCGTCGCCCGCCCGAGGACTACGAGGTGACGTTCTTCCCCATCTACGATCCGCGCGACGACGTGCTCTACACGGTGGAGGCGCCCTACGGACTGACGAGGGATCCCGAGGTCCGCGAGGCGCTCCGGACCCAGATGCTCGCGGAGGTCGCGAGCCAACGCGGCCCGCCCGAGGCGGTCTCGAAGGCCGACGAACTCGCGCGCATCGGCGCCGAGGAGAAGGAGGCGCTCCGCCGGATGGTCGAACGGGAATGGGGCACCGACCGCACGCGCCAGTACGACGACCTGCGGTGGGGCGAGGAGTTCTTCTGA
- a CDS encoding DUF7113 family protein: MLLVQGSAGGTTLTGTLYERGERAPTFRGAPDEDAPYVWVCDEFYEVESGGSEMEIDGRTVHVAFESPMPRGFDTREQALAAAEEYVRTQFARVGLAPADVEVEVEKVEPGAEV; encoded by the coding sequence ATGCTTCTAGTTCAGGGGAGCGCGGGGGGGACGACGCTGACCGGGACGCTCTACGAGCGCGGCGAGCGCGCGCCCACCTTTCGGGGCGCTCCCGACGAGGACGCGCCCTACGTCTGGGTCTGCGACGAGTTCTACGAGGTCGAGAGCGGCGGTTCCGAGATGGAGATCGACGGCCGGACGGTGCACGTCGCCTTCGAGTCGCCGATGCCGCGGGGTTTCGACACCCGCGAACAGGCGCTGGCCGCCGCCGAGGAGTACGTCCGAACGCAGTTCGCCCGGGTCGGCCTCGCCCCCGCGGACGTCGAGGTCGAGGTGGAGAAGGTCGAACCCGGCGCTGAGGTGTAG
- a CDS encoding ATP-binding protein, with protein sequence MTDLGDFERPSNADSGSGTDAADRFEESDITAIGADSGIGTISAASGLRIGEEEDDTRLRAYITAQNRSSIRLGSYLLAPYPDDETLFCRITGLEYAQEFHADDATEIHARRAMRNGGIEERDYKLLATLEPIAVLYSEGDELRRRMADRVPKPETTVREATDVEEIKTGLKMPEDGVFLGHLAVGGERVRTAAEPPTIDYRLKDDYRAGDPLVFRHTLIAGGTGSGKTHAAKNVLRQYLDDDRAYEMDDGRTASPAVVQFDPQDEYAQMHDDNPEITPEDERLYDREGIAHGGHADTKAFVPCVGDASYAAADHRAEHVEFTIPFSMVRGNKWLVASGELNDNQYNALSYLLRRFFDQHGNAGTYAEFKAFLDDPALREELDEAGRVHEATFDAVKRRAYGFDDVFDQDAPPITDLVHEFVRPGGLTVVPTYHINDSRATEVVVLALASLLVDQKLSNDPRFDRIKETPLILGMDEAHNFLTDAESAQAKRVIGKFQDAAKQGRKERLGLFLITQDPQDVADAVFKQINTKVVLNLGDEDAISAVNIPSNLQGKVPYMEKGQMVVYSPDNSEPVELIGLSNCLTNHG encoded by the coding sequence ATGACCGACCTCGGCGACTTCGAACGCCCCTCCAACGCCGATTCGGGTTCGGGAACCGACGCGGCCGATCGCTTCGAGGAGAGCGACATCACCGCCATCGGCGCCGACTCCGGCATCGGGACGATCTCCGCGGCCTCGGGGCTCCGCATCGGCGAGGAGGAGGACGACACCCGACTGCGGGCGTACATCACCGCCCAGAACCGCTCGTCGATCCGGTTGGGGAGCTATCTGCTCGCACCGTACCCCGACGACGAGACGCTGTTCTGTCGGATCACGGGCCTCGAGTACGCCCAGGAGTTCCACGCCGACGACGCCACCGAGATCCACGCCCGCCGCGCGATGCGAAACGGGGGGATCGAGGAACGCGACTACAAACTGCTCGCGACGCTCGAGCCGATCGCCGTCCTCTACTCGGAGGGAGACGAACTCAGACGTCGGATGGCCGACCGCGTCCCCAAACCCGAGACCACCGTCAGGGAGGCGACCGACGTCGAGGAGATCAAGACGGGGCTGAAGATGCCCGAGGACGGCGTCTTCCTCGGCCACCTCGCGGTCGGCGGCGAGAGGGTGCGCACCGCCGCCGAGCCCCCGACGATCGACTACCGCCTGAAGGACGACTACCGCGCGGGCGACCCGCTGGTCTTTCGCCACACGCTGATCGCCGGCGGCACCGGCTCCGGGAAGACCCACGCCGCGAAGAACGTCCTCCGACAGTACCTCGACGACGACCGGGCGTACGAGATGGACGACGGGCGCACCGCCTCGCCCGCGGTCGTGCAGTTCGACCCGCAGGACGAGTACGCACAGATGCACGACGACAACCCCGAGATCACCCCCGAGGACGAGCGGCTCTACGACCGCGAGGGGATCGCCCACGGCGGCCACGCCGACACGAAGGCGTTCGTTCCGTGTGTAGGGGACGCCAGCTACGCCGCCGCCGACCACCGCGCCGAACACGTCGAGTTCACGATCCCCTTCTCCATGGTGCGGGGGAACAAGTGGCTGGTCGCGAGCGGCGAGCTGAACGACAACCAGTACAACGCGCTGAGCTACCTCCTCCGGCGGTTCTTCGACCAGCACGGAAACGCCGGCACCTACGCGGAGTTCAAGGCGTTCCTCGACGACCCCGCGCTGCGCGAGGAACTCGACGAGGCCGGCCGGGTCCACGAGGCGACGTTCGACGCGGTGAAACGCCGCGCGTACGGCTTCGACGACGTCTTCGATCAGGACGCCCCGCCGATCACCGACCTCGTCCACGAGTTCGTCCGCCCCGGCGGGCTCACGGTCGTCCCGACCTACCACATCAACGACTCGCGCGCTACCGAGGTGGTCGTGCTCGCGCTCGCGAGCCTGCTGGTCGACCAGAAGCTCTCGAACGATCCCCGGTTCGACCGGATCAAGGAGACGCCGCTGATCCTGGGGATGGACGAGGCGCACAACTTCCTCACCGACGCCGAGAGCGCGCAGGCGAAACGGGTGATCGGCAAGTTCCAGGACGCGGCGAAACAGGGCCGCAAGGAACGACTGGGGCTCTTTCTCATCACGCAGGACCCCCAGGACGTCGCGGACGCCGTGTTCAAGCAGATCAACACCAAGGTCGTGCTCAACCTCGGCGACGAGGACGCCATCAGCGCGGTGAACATCCCCTCGAACCTCCAGGGGAAGGTCCCGTACATGGAGAAGGGACAGATGGTGGTCTACTCGCCCGACAACTCCGAACCGGTCGAGCTCATCGGCCTCTCGAACTGCCTGACGAACCACGGGTGA
- a CDS encoding universal stress protein — MALETETVVGRPACSIVEFAEERDVDGIVTGSHGRDGISRISSAAFEDPSGSSSRSKRYALRRRLEELCSSDDVAETVARLVDGSTPA; from the coding sequence GTGGCTCTCGAGACCGAGACCGTCGTCGGACGACCCGCCTGCTCGATCGTCGAGTTCGCGGAGGAACGCGACGTCGACGGAATCGTCACGGGAAGTCACGGCCGGGACGGCATCTCGCGGATCTCCTCGGCAGCGTTCGAGGATCCGTCCGGGTCTTCGAGCCGATCGAAACGCTACGCGCTCCGACGACGTTTAGAAGAGCTTTGCTCTTCTGATGACGTCGCCGAGACCGTCGCCAGACTCGTTGACGGATCCACGCCCGCGTGA
- a CDS encoding quercetin 2,3-dioxygenase yields the protein MIGPEEGEAYWMLGTLTIIKATGEETDGSFSLSEQLAPAGFSPPKHVHPEDDELFYVLSGRVTFEIGDERITVTPGSTVYAPHGIPHSYVTEEETRSLIQVFKPGFEQFFAAVGRPAESWTIPTEGPTEEEMAKVGEVAGQYGFEIIGPPLNTEHRVEITSIEQ from the coding sequence GTGATCGGTCCTGAGGAGGGCGAAGCGTACTGGATGCTTGGCACCCTCACGATCATCAAGGCGACTGGCGAGGAGACCGACGGTTCGTTCTCCCTGTCGGAACAGCTCGCCCCGGCAGGATTCTCGCCTCCGAAGCACGTTCACCCCGAGGACGACGAGCTGTTCTACGTCCTCAGTGGGCGGGTCACCTTCGAGATCGGCGACGAGCGCATCACCGTGACGCCCGGGTCTACAGTGTACGCTCCGCACGGTATCCCCCACAGTTACGTGACTGAGGAGGAGACCCGCTCTCTTATCCAGGTGTTCAAACCTGGGTTCGAGCAGTTCTTCGCTGCGGTCGGCCGTCCCGCCGAATCGTGGACGATCCCAACCGAAGGACCAACCGAGGAGGAGATGGCGAAGGTCGGTGAGGTCGCCGGGCAGTATGGTTTCGAGATCATCGGTCCGCCGCTGAACACCGAACACCGAGTCGAGATCACCTCGATCGAACAGTAG
- a CDS encoding ABC transporter ATP-binding protein — protein sequence MSESKPERDRSTEPLVRVDGLRKYFYERDTLLDRLFGNEPVAVQAVDGVSFDIRRGETLGLVGESGCGKSTAGETLLQLQEPTEGTVEFDGRTVSDDADESFRRQAQIVFQDPYSSLDPRMTVGEIVRQPLAIHGIGDKEERRRRARELLERVGLSADQLDRYPHEFSGGQRQRIGIARALALEPEFVVLDEPTSALDVSVQAQVLNLLDDLQTEFSLTYLLISHDLSVIRHNCDRVAVMYLGEIVEIGPVDEIFESPQHPYTEALLDSVPRASVDEHEREVTTLSGDVPSPRNPPSGCRFRTRCPKVIQPENYEFDQETWRSVMDLRERIERRDVSVEGIRERLDDETVAGAIREEHGIGTLSDPDAERVLEEALSAVANGEFEAAEATLRGAFETVCESERPSLVGENRDHPAACHLHDERFS from the coding sequence ATGAGCGAGTCGAAACCCGAACGCGATCGCAGTACGGAACCGCTGGTCCGGGTCGACGGGCTTCGGAAGTACTTCTACGAACGGGACACGCTGCTCGATCGACTGTTCGGCAACGAGCCGGTCGCGGTGCAGGCGGTCGACGGCGTGAGCTTCGACATCCGGCGCGGCGAGACCCTCGGACTGGTCGGCGAGTCGGGCTGTGGGAAGTCCACCGCCGGCGAGACGCTACTCCAGCTTCAAGAACCCACGGAGGGAACCGTCGAGTTCGACGGCCGGACGGTGAGCGACGACGCGGACGAGTCGTTCCGACGGCAGGCCCAGATCGTCTTTCAGGACCCCTACTCGAGCCTCGACCCCCGGATGACGGTCGGCGAGATCGTCCGCCAGCCGCTCGCGATCCACGGGATCGGCGATAAGGAGGAACGACGCCGACGTGCGCGCGAACTGCTCGAGCGCGTGGGCCTCTCGGCCGATCAGCTGGATCGCTATCCACACGAGTTCTCGGGCGGCCAGCGCCAGCGCATCGGTATCGCCCGCGCGCTCGCGCTCGAACCCGAGTTCGTCGTGCTCGACGAGCCGACCAGCGCGCTCGACGTCTCGGTGCAGGCGCAGGTGCTCAACCTGCTCGACGACCTCCAGACGGAGTTCTCGCTCACCTACCTGCTCATCAGCCACGACCTCTCGGTGATTCGGCACAACTGCGACCGGGTCGCGGTGATGTACCTCGGCGAGATCGTCGAGATCGGCCCGGTCGACGAGATCTTCGAGTCGCCACAGCACCCCTACACCGAGGCGTTGCTCGATAGCGTCCCCCGGGCGAGCGTCGACGAGCACGAGCGCGAGGTGACGACGCTCTCGGGCGACGTTCCCTCGCCGCGGAACCCTCCGAGCGGCTGTCGGTTCCGCACCCGCTGTCCGAAGGTGATCCAACCCGAGAACTACGAGTTCGACCAGGAAACCTGGCGCTCGGTGATGGACCTGCGCGAGCGGATCGAGCGCCGGGACGTGAGCGTCGAGGGGATCCGCGAACGCCTCGACGACGAGACGGTCGCCGGCGCGATCCGCGAGGAGCACGGCATCGGGACGCTGTCGGACCCCGACGCCGAACGCGTCCTCGAGGAGGCGCTCTCGGCGGTCGCGAACGGGGAGTTCGAGGCCGCCGAGGCGACGCTGAGAGGGGCGTTCGAGACGGTCTGTGAGAGCGAACGGCCGTCGCTGGTCGGCGAGAACCGTGACCACCCGGCGGCGTGTCACCTCCACGACGAGCGCTTCTCCTGA